The region GGTGCCCGGCGGGTCGATGAACACCATGTCGGTGGTCGCGATCAGGCTTTCCTGGTTGTCGACGAGCGGGAAGTTCGGCCAGTTCGTCATGAGCGGATCGGGCGTCGCGACGCGGGTCGGCGCGAACGAGCCGAGCCGCAGCCACACCGACGACGAGCCCGGGCCGCCGTTGTAGAAGAACGTGACGGGGCGGGGCGAGCCGTCCGCGCTCGGCGCGGTGTACGCGACGTAGGACATCGTGGCTTCCGCATTGCCGCTCGGATCGGATGCGGTCAGGTGCCCGGTGGTGGTGGTGTAGTTGACCGTGGTGCCGCCCGCGGACCAGCTGTGGTGCATCACCGCGGCTTGCTCGGTGATTTGCGCGGCGGGCAGGCTGTCGCCGGCCTTCGGCGAGTACGCGACGTTGTCGGTGTAGGTCTGGTCGGGAGGCGGGGGCGTGGTGCTCGTGCCGTCGCCGCCGCAACCTGCCAGCGCGAGGAGCCCCAGCGCCAGTATCGTCCCTCCCATGTAGCGGGCCCGGCGGCCCGTTCCTGCGTCCTTCCGGAAGCGCTCTGCTTTCATTTTTATCCTTTGTGCCTTTCGATTATTTAACGAAATACATGCAGCAAGGGTAAAGCCTCGGTCATCGAGCTGTTTATTTACGTGAATATTATTTAATTCTTTCGTTTTTATTATTACGTGTGATTTTGATAAATCGTAAAAATTCAAAATCGAGGCGTCAACCGGCGCGGGGCGTTTTCCTGTCGAGTTTTGTGCGGGCTGCGCCACGCAAGCGCGTGGGAGGGCGGCCGGCGCGCGCCGGCCAGGGATATCGAGGTCGCGGGATTGAATGTTCCCGGTAATTGATTCGAATGAATCGGCGGTAAATCAGACGGCTATGGGGACAATCGCCGCGCCCGCCAGAAGCGGGCGCGGCGCACGGCGCTCAGCGCGCCGTGCCGACCTGCATTTCCTTCAGCAGGTTGTCCGCGTGGTCGAGGTGATGCATGACCCACAGCATGTAGCGGACGTCGACGTGGATCGAGCGCGTTTCAGCCGGATTGAACAGCCAGCCGGAACTCACGCCTTCCCAGTTGCCGTCGAACACGAGACCGACGAGCTTGCCGTTGCGGTCGAGCGTCGGCGAGCCCGAGTTGCCGCCCGTGATGTCGAGGTTCGCCAGGAAGTTGACGGGCAGCGTGCCGAGCGTCGGGCTCGCGTAGCCGTCGAACGCCTTCGCGCGGATCGCCGCGAGTTCGGCGGGCGGCGCGTTGAACGGCTCGGCTCCCGTGTTCTTCTGGACGATGCCGTCGACCGTCGTGAACGCCGCATAGCTGACCGCGTCGCGCGGCGCATAGCCGCCCACCGTGCCGTACGTCACGCGCAGCGAGTTGTTCGCATCGTGGTAGATCGGGCGGCCGCGCGCGGCGTCGAATGCGACGAGCGCCGTCATGTAGCGCGCGCGCAGCCGCGCGTCGTCGCCCGCGATCGCCTTTTGCTCGTGCTCGTAGGCGAGCAGATCCGGCATCAGCGCGCGCATCAGCTGCAACCACGTATCGTTGCTCGCGGCGATCCGCTCGGGCGTCGCATCCAGCCAGTGCACGCGCGTCGCGGTATCGGTGAGGCGCGAGCCGCGATAGAGCGCGGCCACCTTGCGGGTCAGCGCGGCGGGATCGGACGCGCCGCCCAGCCAGCGATCGAGCGCCGGCAGCCGCTGGTCGGCGGGAAGCTTCACGTAGCGTTGCAGCGTATCGACCAGCATCTGCTGGTCGACCGCCGGATCCATCGTGCGGTCGAGGCGGCGCGCCTCGCCCTCCACGCGGATCTCGTCGCGCTTCTGGTAGCCGGATTCGCGCTCGAGGTCGGGCTTCTGCTTCTCCTGCGCGAGCCGCACGATCTGGTAGGCGCTGTGGAACAGGCCGCCGAAACCGAGCTGGCGATACACGAGGTTGCGGTCGCGCAGCTTCAACTGGCTGGCGACCAGGGCGCGCAGCGCGCGGACGTCGGCGGCCTGCGCGGCGCCGCCGTCGGCTTGCGCGGCGAGCCAGCGGTCGAGGTCGGCCTCCTGCGCGCGCTTGGCGGCGAGCGCGTTGCTGCGCGCAAGACCCTCGAGGTTGCCCTGGTAGTTCTTCATCGCGTTGTTGAGGCCGGCGACCAGGTCCGCGTATTTGACGCCGACCTCCGGACGCGCGCGGCTCGCCGTGTCGACCATCGCGAGCAGATCCTTGAAGAGCGCGATCTCGGTCGGATAGCGCCAGTCGATCGTGTTTTGCAGTTCGTCCGCGAGTCGATAGCGGTCGGTGCGGCCTGGATAGCCGGCCACCATCACGAAGTCGCCCGTGCGCACGCCGTCCGGGTTCACCGTCAGCCAGTGCTTCGGGTGGTAGGGGACGTTGTCCTTCGAGTACGAGGCCGCGCTGCCGTCCTTCGCGACGTAGGCGCGCAGGAAGCTGAAGTCGCCGGTGTGGCGCGGCCACATCCAGTTGTCGACGTCGCCGCCGAACTTGCCGATCGACAGCGGCGGCGCGTAGACGAGCCGTACGTCGCGGATCTCGCGCTGGCGGATCAACTGGTAGCTGTAGCCGCCGCTGAAGGTGTAGACGTCGCAGCGATAGCCGGGCTGCTCGCAGTCCTGCACCTGCCGCTTCTTCGCGAGATCGATCGCGACGTAGCGCGCATAGCCGTTCATCCCGGGCTTGAGCGCCGCGTTGATCTTCGCGGTGACGTCGCTGATCTCGTCGGTCACGTAGATGCGCTGGGTCGGATCCGCGGGCAGCTCCTCGCCGGGCGCGCGCGCGAGGAAGCCGTTCTCGATCAGGTTGTTCTGCGTGGTCGAGTTGTATTGCAGCGCGCCGTAGCCGCAGTGGTGATTGGTGACGACCAGGCCGTCGGGCGAGACGAACGACGCGGTGCAGAAGCCGAGGCTCACGACCGCGTCGAGCGGCCAGTCGGTCAGCGTGGCGAGCTTGGCCGGATCGAGCGCGAGGCCGCGCTGTTCGAGCGCGCCGGCGAGTCCCGGGAGTTGCGGGGGTTGCCACATGCCCTCGTCCGCATGGGCGATGCCGCACAACGATGCGGCGGCCGCGAGCGACAGCAGGCGCGCGGCGGGTGACGGTTTTGCAAGCATTGAATCCTCATCTCTTGTTGTTATCACGCAGCCATGTCCGCGTCGTGTGCGGGCATGGCCGGGGCAGGCGCGGCGGTAGTCGCGCCGATGCCGGCCTACACACTGAAAGGATGCGGACGGGCATCCGCCCCGGCGGACAGTGTAGCGAGTCAGAAATCGCCGTGTCGCGGGGCGCGGTGGCGGGGGGCCATTGCTCGTGTGCGGCGTGCGGGCCGGCCGGTATTGCCGTCACCGGGGGCGGCCGTGATAACGTGCTGCGAGACGAGACGAGACGAGACGAGACGAGACGAGACGAGACGAGACGAGACGAGACGAGACGAGACGAGACGAGACGGGGCGACACCCACGCGGCCGCCGTGCGCGGTCCGCCAACCGGACGGGAGAGGCATGCAGGTGCGACAGGCGGAGGTGCGGGCGATGCGCGTGCGGTCGGGCTGGCTGGCCGCCCATCCCTACGCGTATGGATGGGGCGTGGTGGCCGCGATCGTCGCGTGCGATCTGCTGTGGTTGCGCGCAGGCGGTTATGCGGTGCAGCGCGCGGGCGTGGTGGCGGCGCTGAAGCTGATCGGCACCTGCATCGGGTTCGCGGTGCTGCTGGTGGGCGTGGCGCGCGTGGCGCGTTATCGCGAGCTGGCCGAGCGCTTCCGATATCGCGAGGTGGCCGAGGCCTTGTTCGCCACGGCGCTGCTGGCTGCCTTCATGGCGGCGACGGGCGTGTTGTCCTATCTGTGCGTGAGCGTGAATCCGCCGCTGATCGACGCTGCGCTGATTCGCGCCGATGCATGGCTCGGCTTCGATTGGCCGCGGGTATTCGCGTGGGTGCAGGCGCGTCCCCAGGCGCGGCAGGTGCTGGCGTTCGCATACGACAGCGCGAAGTGGCAGTTGATCGTCATTCCGTTCCTGCTCGCCGTGCTGCGCGATCGCGGCAACCTGCGCGCGTTCGTCTGGCTGTTCATGCTGAGCGGGATGATGGTGCTCGCGGTGTCCACGCCCTGGCCGGCGGCGAGCGCGTTCGTGCATTTCGGCGTGAGCGCGCCGGATACCGCGGATACGGTTGCGGATTTCGCGCGCCTGCGCGCGGGTTCCCTGCATGAGATCGACTTGCTGACCTTGCAGGGGCTCGTGTCGATGCCGTCGTTCCATACCGCGCTTGGCGTGATCTTCGCGTATGCGTTGAGACGCGCACGGGGCGTGTCGATCGTCGCGCTGGGGCTCAATGCGCTGATGATCGCGTCGACGCCGACGCAGGGCGGGCACTATCTGGTCGACGTGATATCGGGGGCGGTGGTGGCGGGGGCGGCGATCGCGTTGGTGAGGTCGGGCGGATTGGACGGTCGGCGACAGGCGCAGGGATGACGCGCCGCGAGACCGCATGCGCCGGTGGATGCGCAGGTTCGATCATGAGCGTTGCGAAGCGGCGCTGCGCCATGATCGGGCGCGGCCTC is a window of Burkholderia sp. FERM BP-3421 DNA encoding:
- a CDS encoding phosphatase PAP2 family protein, which codes for MQVRQAEVRAMRVRSGWLAAHPYAYGWGVVAAIVACDLLWLRAGGYAVQRAGVVAALKLIGTCIGFAVLLVGVARVARYRELAERFRYREVAEALFATALLAAFMAATGVLSYLCVSVNPPLIDAALIRADAWLGFDWPRVFAWVQARPQARQVLAFAYDSAKWQLIVIPFLLAVLRDRGNLRAFVWLFMLSGMMVLAVSTPWPAASAFVHFGVSAPDTADTVADFARLRAGSLHEIDLLTLQGLVSMPSFHTALGVIFAYALRRARGVSIVALGLNALMIASTPTQGGHYLVDVISGAVVAGAAIALVRSGGLDGRRQAQG
- a CDS encoding S46 family peptidase; amino-acid sequence: MLAKPSPAARLLSLAAAASLCGIAHADEGMWQPPQLPGLAGALEQRGLALDPAKLATLTDWPLDAVVSLGFCTASFVSPDGLVVTNHHCGYGALQYNSTTQNNLIENGFLARAPGEELPADPTQRIYVTDEISDVTAKINAALKPGMNGYARYVAIDLAKKRQVQDCEQPGYRCDVYTFSGGYSYQLIRQREIRDVRLVYAPPLSIGKFGGDVDNWMWPRHTGDFSFLRAYVAKDGSAASYSKDNVPYHPKHWLTVNPDGVRTGDFVMVAGYPGRTDRYRLADELQNTIDWRYPTEIALFKDLLAMVDTASRARPEVGVKYADLVAGLNNAMKNYQGNLEGLARSNALAAKRAQEADLDRWLAAQADGGAAQAADVRALRALVASQLKLRDRNLVYRQLGFGGLFHSAYQIVRLAQEKQKPDLERESGYQKRDEIRVEGEARRLDRTMDPAVDQQMLVDTLQRYVKLPADQRLPALDRWLGGASDPAALTRKVAALYRGSRLTDTATRVHWLDATPERIAASNDTWLQLMRALMPDLLAYEHEQKAIAGDDARLRARYMTALVAFDAARGRPIYHDANNSLRVTYGTVGGYAPRDAVSYAAFTTVDGIVQKNTGAEPFNAPPAELAAIRAKAFDGYASPTLGTLPVNFLANLDITGGNSGSPTLDRNGKLVGLVFDGNWEGVSSGWLFNPAETRSIHVDVRYMLWVMHHLDHADNLLKEMQVGTAR